A genomic window from Xyrauchen texanus isolate HMW12.3.18 chromosome 15, RBS_HiC_50CHRs, whole genome shotgun sequence includes:
- the LOC127656299 gene encoding uncharacterized protein LOC127656299 yields the protein MIPLVRALMDYIIWFTTTVITNVILSVSALHAAHQLFKDHRASALGFLLIGCSSLISVFSPSNQSVISLLKDLEWAGETLGPALSTFEFLWLSEDHFTAHVLLIGSSSLLILSDWLSQDGLMIMSCCLAFSSLSCSLTVCAFAENAVGAVGSVALSLPLLVSPRSRSKSPEVTKGLLSWILKIIMALGCWTTRKALNKYLLDLKGWD from the exons ATGATTCCGCTGGTAAG GGCACTGATGGATTATATAATATGGTTTACCACCACAGTCATCACAAATGTAATTTTGTCTGTCTCAGCCTTGCATGCTGCTCATCAGCTCTTCAAG GACCACAGAGCTTCCGCACTGGGCTTTCTCTTGATCGGCTGCTCCTCTCTAATTTCAGTCTTTTCTCCCAGTAACCAATCAGTCATATCACTCCTGAAGGATCTAGAATGGGCAGGTGAAACACTTGGACCAGCACTCTCTACCTTTGAATTCTTGTGGCTTAGTGAGGACCACTTCACTGCCCATGTCCTCCTGATTGGCTCCTCCTCTCTCCTAATACTCTCTGATTGGCTATCACAAGATGGGTTGATGATCATGTCATGCTGCCTGGCCTTTTCCTCCCTTTCCTGTTCACTGACAGTGTGTGCATTTGCTGAAAATGCAGTAGGGGCAGTAGGAAGTGTCGCACTCAGTCTCCCTTTATTAGTGTCCCCAAGGAGCAGATCTAAATCCCCTGAGGTTACAAAAGGACTTCTCAGCTGGATCCTTAAAATCATCATGGCATTAGGATGCTGGACCACTAGGAAGGCCCTTAATAAATACCTGCTTGATTTAAAAGGTTGGGACTGA